The genome window CTGAAGATGCGGATTCCCGGTTTCGCCGGTGAGGTCTTTGCCGAGGTGGGCGTAAGCCCGACCAATATCGCGCCGGGTGAGCTTTACACCGCACTCGAGCGCAACACCATCGATGCTGTCGAGTGGGTAGGCCCGGCTCTGGACCTGCGTCTGGGTTTCCAGCAGATTGCTGACTACTACTACACCGGCTGGCACGAGCCTGCGACCGAGCTGCAGTTCCTGGTCAACCAGAAAGTCTGGGACAAGCTGCCGGCTGACCTGCAGGAAATCCTGCGGATCTCCATGCGCACTGCAGCCTATGACATGCTGATCCAGTCGCAGCACGCGAACGCCAAGGCCTGGGCAAGCATCAAGGAAGAGTATCCGAACGTTCAGATCAAGCAGTTCCCGGACGAAGTCTTCCAGACCATGTACGAGGCTAACAAGAAGTTGCTGAAAGAAGCGGCTGCCGGTGACGAGCTCGCGGCGAAAATTGTTGAGTCCCAGGAGAACTACCTGAAGGACTCACGCGCTTACACAGACATTTCCGAGCGCGCGTACCTCAACACGATGGCCGAAGTCGAGTAAGATATAGGCCCTTACGGAGCCGGGATCGCTCTCTGAGTGATCCCGGTTTTGTTATTTATAGCATCTGAAAAATCGCCAATCCGCTTGGCGGAGGAATGTAAATGCGGTGGATTATCAAACTGGATGACGGCCTCGCCCGACTGTCCAATCTCTGTGGCTGGGTTGCCTGTGCCGCCATGATACTTATGGCGGCCAACGTCTTTTACGACGTTTTGGCCCGCTACGCATTCAACGAAGTCTCAATCGGTATGCAGGAGATGGAATGGCACCTTTATTCGGTGGTCTTCCTGCTTGGTATTCCCTACGCGCTCCGCACGGATGGTCACGTGCGTGTGGATGTCTTCTACACAAACTGGAGCAGCAAGGCCAAAGCCTGGGTTAATCTTGCAGGTGCTGTTCTTTTCGTGATCCCGTTCGCCTACCTCATAGGCATCTATGGTTACGACTTTGCTCTTGATTCCTACAGCATGGGCGAAGGCAGCGGTGATCCCGGCGGTCTACCCCATCGCTGGATCATTAAAGCGGTTATTCCCGTGACAGCATTCTTCATTGCCACCAGCGGCCTTGGCATGGTGACCTACGCCATTCGGGTAATGTCCGGCGAGAAAGACTACGAAGTGGAGCATAGCGGGGAGGGACTGGCATGATCGGTTTAATCATGTTCGGGGCAGCGCTCTTCATGCTGATGCTGGGCTTCCCGGTTGCCTTTACCTTCGGTGGCGTCGCATTGTTCTTTGGTGTCTTCGCTGAAGGCATGGACCTGTTCGCATTCATGCCCTATCGCATCATGAGTGTGATGCAGAACACCGTTCTGATGGCGGTTCCCCTCTTTATATTCATGGGCGTCGTTCTCCAGCGCACAAAGCTGGCTGAACAACTGCTGACATCCATGGGCCGTCTGTTTGGTGGCCTACCGGGTGGTTTGGCAATCTCAACCATCCTGGTGGGTGCATTGCTGGCAGCGTCCACCGGGGTGGTAGGCGCCAGTGTTGTTGCCATGGGTCTGATTTCCCTGCCGGTAATGCTGGCGCACAAATATGACAAGCGCCTGGCCACGGGCAGCATCTGTGCGTCGGGGACTCTGGGACAGATCGTGCCACCGTCCATCATCCTGATCATTCTGGGTGATGTACTCGGCCTGCCGGTCGGCGACCTGTTCAGAGCAGCCGTCGGGCCCGGCGTTGTGCTGGTCGGCCTGTACATTATCTACATCCTGGTCATGACTCGCCTGAAACCGGAGACTGCCCCCCCTATGCCGGTGGATCCAAACCGGTCCCGCAAGCAGGAGATCGTATCCGCACTGTTCGCCATTATTCCTCCGCTGGCTCTGATCGTTGTTGTTCTCGGGTCAATCTTTACCGGTATCGCCACACCCACCGAATCGTCGGCACTGGGTGGCGTTGGCGCAGTGGTTCTGGCAATCATCTATCGCCAGTTCTCGTTCAAGATGGTCTGGGACAGCTCCAAGGACACCGTCAAGGTGACCGCCATGGTGTTCGCGATTCTGATCGGTGCAACCGCGTTCTCCATGGTGTTCAGCTATACTGGTGGCGACTATATCCTTGAGGATTGGCTGCATGCCCTACCAGGTGAGCAATGGGGCTTCATCATTCTGGCCATGCTGGTCATTCTGGTGCTGGGCTTCTTCATCGACTTTGTGGAAATTTCTTTCATCATCGTACCGATTCTGGCCCCGGTGGCAGAAGCCATGGGTATCAACATGCTCTGGTTTGCCATCCTGATCGCCATGAACCTGCAGACGAGCTTTTTGACGCCACCCTTTGGGTTCGCGCTCTTCTACCTGAAAGGGGTGGCCCCACCGAATGTGAAAACAACGGATATCTACAAGGGCATCATCCCCTTTATTCTTATCCAGATACTGGTACTGGCACTGATCGTGATTTTCCCCGAGTGGTTCGGGATGAGTTCCATGTACTGATACCTCTGAAAACCGGGCTCCCGAGCCCGGTTTTCTTTTATTCCGCTCCCTCCCCTCTCCTTCCGGTTCACGCCATGAAGGCCATAGTGATCCTCAATAACCCGGCCACCTGACAAAAGCCAATCGTTTCCTATACTGAACAAATAATCCGCAATGATCAGATCAGCATTCGGGACAAGCACTGACGCAAAGGCGTCATCAGAAACGGTGGCGTTGGGGTCAAGGAAAACAGGGAGAGCAGGATCCATGAATCAGAGTACTGCCCAGAAATCCGAGCAGGCAGAACGTGAACAAAAACCTCACGTGCTGACATTACCGCTTGAACAGACCCAGGCAAACAGAGCCCCGCATAGTTACGAACGGTGGCTGATTGCCAAGCTGATGAGAATGGCGGGCTCACCACCCGTGCGGTTTCAATTGTGGAATGATGAAGTAATTGATCTGGGGAACCAGGAAGCGAGGTTCACCATACACCTGATGGATCCAAAGGCTCTCTATACACTGGTCACCAACCCAAACCTTGCCTTCGGCGACCTTTACAGCGCCGGAAGACTTGAGGTGGATGGCGAACTGCCCGACCTCATGGAAGCCCTGTATCGGAGCGTTCACAGGGCGCGTCAAAAATGGCCCAAGTGGCTGGATGCCTTGTGGCGCAATCCCAATCCACGCTCTACCGGAATTTTGGAGGCCAAGGAGAATATTCACCACCATTACGATCTGGGCAATGAGTTTTACCAGCTTTGGCTGGACCATGCCGCCATGCAATACACCTGCGCCTATTACGAGCAGCCGGAACTCACGCTCGAACAGGCCCAGCTTGCCAAGCTCGAGCACGTGTGTCGCAAGCTCAGGTTAAGACCGGGCATGACAGTGGTCGAGGCGGGCTGTGGCTGGGGAGGACTCGCCAGGTACATGGCCCGAAACTATGGAGTAAATGTCGACTCGTACAATATCTCAAAGGAACAGCTCACCTTCGCCCGGGAGCAGGCCCGCAAGGAGAAGCTGGAACACCTTATAAATTACGTCGAGGACGACTACCGCAATATAGAAGGCCAATACGATGCCTTTGTTTCCATTGGCATGCTTGAGCACGTAGGCAAGCAGAACTTCCAGACGTTATCAGAGCTGATCAAGCGAAGCCTGAAACCTGACGGCATAGCCCTCTTGCACAGCATCGGCCGTAATCGCCCCATGCTGATGAATGCCTGGATTGAAAAACGGATTTTCCCCGGGGCCTATCCGCCCAGCATCGGAGAGTTCATGGAAATCTGTGAGCACGGCGACTTCTCCGTACTGGATGTCGAAAACCTGCGGCTGCACTATGCCCAGACGCTGACCCACTGGATGGAACGCTTCAACCGGAATGAAGACAAGGTCTCGGAGATGTACGACGATCACTTCACCCGTGCCTGGCGCATGTATCTGGCGGGCTCAATTGCGGCGTTCAGGGCCGGTTCGTTGCAGCTGTTCCAGGTGGTGTTTACTCACGGGGACAATAACCAGCTGCCGCAGAGCCGTCAGGATCTTTATGCATTTCCCGCAGCACCAGAGGATATCTGATGGATTACTACGACCTGATCATTGTCGGCGCGGGTCCGGCCGGCTCGACTCTGGCAAACGCACTAAGCAACAGCGGCAAGCGTATTCTGATCATCGACAAGCAGGACTTTCCCCGGGACAAAACCTGCGCCGGCTGGGTTACACCGGCGGTGATGCAGACGTTAGGCATTGATCTCGAAGATTACGGCAATGGCCGCACGCTGCAGCCTATTCGCCGCTTCCGCATTGGAATGATGGGACAGTCCGCGGTGGAAAACGACCATGGCGATGTTGTGAGCTATGGCATCCGACGCTGCGAATTTGACACCTACTTGCTTGACCGTGTCCAGTTCCCGAAAAAACTCTCCACCCCCGTCAAGTCCATTGTCCGAAAAGACGGCAACTGGGTAGTCAATGATACCTGGGAAGCGCCACTTGTCGTCGGGGCCGGCGGGCATTTCTGCCCGGTCGCCCGGCTTTTGGGTGATGGTCCCGGCAGTCATGAAACCATCGTCGCTGCCAAGGAAGTGGAGTTTGAAATGACACCGGAACAGGCGGAAGCCTGCCAGGCTCGCGGTGATACGCCCGAACTGTGGTTTTGCCGTGATCTGAAAGGCTATGCCTGGGTATTTCGCAAGGGCAACTATCTCAACATCGGGCTCGGCCGGGAAGACAATCATAAACTGACCGGGCACTTGCAGGACTTTGTTGACGAAATGAAGGCCTCTGGCCGAATCCCCTCCGACCTGCCGGGCCGGTTCAAGGGGCATGCTTACCTGCTATACGCTCATGCAGAACGCCCTTTGGTGGATGATGGTGTCCTTCTGATCGGTGATTCTGCCGGGCTCGCCTACACCCAGAGCGGTGAAGGTATCCGCCCGGCCATTGAGTCCGCACTTATGGCGGCAGATGTCATACGGAAGGTATCGGACTACTCCGCGTCAGCCTTGCAAATATACGGCGATGCCGTTGCTGAGCGATTTGGCAACCGGGCAGCCGACACAGAACAGGGCTGGCAGCTGCCAGACTGGGTCAAGATGCCACTGGCCAGCACCTTGATGCGCTCACACTGGTTTACCAGGAAGGTGGTGACCGAGAAGTGGTTCCTGCACCAGGAGATTCCTCCTCTAGAGGTGGCTGTGTAATCCAGGTGCCGAATGCAGGTGTGACACAATAAAAAAGGGCGGCTAACTGGCCGCCCTTTGAACTCAAACCTCAATTAATGACCGAGGTAGCTTCTGTACATCCACACGGTTTTTTCTTGCTGGGAAATATAGTCGCTCATCAGGGATACCGTACCCTCGTCCTCGGCATCACCCGCCAGGCTCAGCAGGTCGCGCTGTTTGCCGATCAGCTTGGCAAAGCTTTCCACGATGTTTTCCATCGCTTCCTTACCGTCAGACACATCTTTCCGCTCAGGGATTTCTGACCGGTCAATGTACGTACTGTAAGCATGGGCCGGACGATGACCAAGGGTCAGGACCCGCTCTGCAACCTCGTCAATCTTGAGCAACAGGTCGTCGTACAATTCCTCGAACTTGACGTGTAATTCAAAAAAATTATCGCCCTTGATGTTCCAATGGTAACCACGAACGTTCATATAGAAGATCTGGTAATTGGACAGCAAGTCATTCAGGGAATCAGCCAGCTTTTCTGTCTTTTCCGTGTCCAAACCAATGAAGTTCTTACCCATAACATGTCTCCTTGACGGTTGTCCGTCGACGTGAACTTCATGACAAATTAACGCAACAATTTGAATTCTGTGAAGTTTAGTTCGTCAATACAGGTGATAGCGGCATTTAATTCAGAAACCTCTCACGACACAGAAACCGGCCGAAAACCATAAGAACAAAGGCGACCAACTCGGTTTTGACACACCTCTTTCATGACAATGATCTTGGCATGTCAGGCTAAACCCCCGGTCCGCACTCGAGGCATCCGTCTGCCGGTTCCGGCCCTATGCTCAGGTTTCGGTTGAGTTGCTTCAGCGCAGTCCGCAAACCCTCCTCAATCACCGGATGGTAAAACGGCATCTCCAGCATCTCACTGACCGTCAACCGACGCTGGGCCGACCAGGCCAGCAGGTGAGCAATGTGTTCTGCCGCAGGTCCAAACATTTCGGCTCCCATGAACAGTCCACTCCCGTGTTCACCATAAACCCTCAGCAACCCCTCATTTTTGCCGATGACCCGGCTCCGGCCCTGATCTGCAAAGGAGACTTCACCCACGGCGAAACAACCGCGGCACTGCTCATTGACCTGATCAATCGTCAGACCTACCGAGGCAATCTGTGGATCGGTAAACACTACCGATAGCGGAGTCTTGCGCAGCCCGGTTCGCACATCCGGGTAGGCTGCCGCATTGTCGCCGGCGATGCGGCCCTCATCTGCGGCCTCGTGCAGCAGAGGCAGGGCACTGTTGGCATCACCAGCAATGAAGATATGACTATCCCCACAGCGCAGGGTATGAGGGTCGAATAACGGCATACCTTTTTCATCGAGTTCAATATCCGCATTCTGAATATCCAGACCATCAACATTTGGCCGACGCCCCGTCGCAGCCAACAGGTAATCAAAGGTTTCGGTGACCTGCCCCTCAACAGGGTCAATAAACGTCACGCTGACACCATCGTCCGTTCGCCCCACGTGCTTGACGTCCGCATCCGGATCTAACGGAAACTCACGATTAAATGCCTTGAGCGCACAGTCCCGGATAGACTCGTCCCTGATTGGACCAACAGCACCACCGACACCAAACATCCTCACACGCACGCCAAGCCGGCTCAGTGCCTGCCCCAACTCCAGGCCAATGACCCCGGGGCCAAACACCGCCACTGACTCCGGCAGATCCTGCCATTCAAACAGATCATCGTTCACAACCAACCGGTCCCTCGCCTCTTTGAGAAACCGGGGGATATTCGGACGGGAGCCAGTTGCTATGATGATTCGCTTTGCTTCGACTTCCATGGCCTGACCGTTTGCAGTCTTCACGATCAGCAGGTGCGGACCTGCAAACCGGGCATGGCCGAGGATCCGGTGGGACTCGGGAAAACCTTCCACGGATTTGATGACAGAACCAACAAAACGGTCACGCTCCTTTCGAACCCGCGCCAAAACCGCCTTACCGTCTATGGAGATGTCACGGGCGGTGACACCGAATAACGGCCCCAGTTCCATCTGGTGGGCATTTTCCGCCGCTGCGATCAGGAGCTTGCTCGGCATGCAGCCTACCCGGGCGCAAGTGGTTCCGTATTGCTCCCCCTCGATCAGGACCACCCGGTCAGTGGTCTTGCGGGCGCGCTGGTACGCCACCATGCCGGCGGTGCCGGCACCAATAATGGCGACATCAACCTCTCGCTTCTCCATAAACGCTTCTCCTCTGAATGGCTATTGCTGCAGGACAGCCTGATGATTCTCTATCCGATCTCACCAGTATAGAGGTACCGACACGACGCTGTGATACCTGTCACCACAGGAAGAAAGGGGAAATCAGTGCTCAATTGGCTTAACCTATGCCCTCCGGGATAACAAAAAAACAGGGGGAACCAGAGTTGCAGAACTATTGGCCGGAATTTCTGACCGTGGCCGTGGTCCATCTGCTGGCCGTTGCCAGCCCGGGACCTGACTTTGCGGTGATGCTCAGGCAGGCACTCTGTCAGAGCCGAAAGAATGCTCTATTGACTGCTCTCGGTGTGGGTATTGGCATTCTCGTGCATGTGGGTTACTCACTGCTCGGTATCGGGCTTGTCATCCAGCAGTCCGTCTGGCTCTTCAACCTCCTGAAAATGGTAGGTGCGCTTTATCTGACCTGGACTGCCCTGCAATGTCTGCGCGCACGAGCCAGTGACATCGAGGTGCAAACAGGTCCTCGTGTGTCACAATCCGGGTTCGCCGCCGTGCGACTGGGTTTTCTCACCAACGCTTTGAACCCCAAGGCGACACTGTTTTTCGTATCGTTATTCTCCGTGGTCATCAGCCCTGGCACCCCCATTGAACTGCAAGCCGGGTACGGCATTTATATGGCGACAGCAACAGCGCTGTGGTTTGCACTGGTAGCGGTGTTTTTCACGCTACCGGGCGTCCGCCGGGGCTTCAGCCGGTTTGGGCACTGGCTTGACCGTCTCATGGGCGGCGTGCTTCTGTTGCTGGCCGGTCAGCTCCTGCTATCTACAGTGAGCGGATCAGAGCCTCCGTCTGGGCCCACCCCAGGCATGGATCGGTAATGGAGCAGCCGTAGGTCAGGTCATCACCATCGTCCTGACGTCCGGGTTCAAGGAAGCTCTCCAGCATCAGCCCCCTCACATTGGTGTTGCCCGCCTGCTTCTGGGCCATGACGTCCCGGGCGATGTCCAGCTGGCGCTCAACCTCTTTGCAGGCATTGTCGTGGCTGCAGTCCACCATGACTGCCGTGGACAGACCGGCATCGGCCAGCGACCTGACCGCCTCCGCAATGCTGTCCGCATCATAATTGGTGATACCTCGTCCGCCCCGCAGCACCAGGTGCGTATCGGGATTCCCCCGGGTGGTAATCATCACTGGCGCGCCGGTGGCGGAGACACCCATGTGATGGTGAGGGTGGGCGGCCGACTTCATGGCATTTGTGGCAACCGCCACGCCTCCATCAGTTCCGTTTTTGAAACCCACCGGCATCGACAGGCCACTGACCATTTCCCGGTGCACCTGGGACTCCGTGGTCCGTGCGCCGATTGCGGTCCAGCTAACGAGATCTCCCAGATAATCCATGGCGAAAGGACTCAGAGCCTCCGTGGCCACAGGCAACCCCATGCCGGCGAGGTTAAGCAGGAGTCGACGGGAACGAATCAGCCCCTCGTTAAGATCCCCTGAGCCGGTGCGTTCCGGATCATAGAGCAGACCTTTCCAGCCAACCGTGGTCCGGGGTTTTTCGAGATAGGCTCGCATAACAATGAGAAAACGGTCACTCACCGCATCCGCCAGTGCTTTCAGCTTTTCTCCATATTCCAGTGCCGCTACTTCGTCATGAATTGAACAGGGCCCCATCACAAGGAGCGTTCTGGCATCGTCCCCACGCAGGATCCGGCGGACGGCCCCACGATGCGCTGCGATCTGCGAGGCGAGGTGTTCACCAACCGGTAACTGCTGACGCAACCCCTCGGACGTTGGCAGGGCCACCTCCTCACGTTCGGCAAGTGCGGCTGCAGACGCGGTCTGACTGTGCACATCGGTGCTTGGTGGCATGTTCATATGAGTGTTCCCGTTTCCCTGTGTCAGAATCAAAAAAGCCCCGGCTGGGCTACCAGTCGGGGCTTTTTAGAGTCCGGTGGCAGCCTGGGTTTCTGCCGGGCTGCCTTCCTCGTTATTCGGTCGATGAAGATCTTATGGGCGGCCCCGGCTCTGGCTAAAATAAAAGCCATAACCAAGCCACCAGAAAAACACAGCAGCGACCGCAGCCATCGATTTCTCACCGAAAGCTTGCAGAACATTCAATTGACAGGTCGCATGTGTCGTCTTCATGCTTTCCAATATATACCCCCGGTTTTCAACTTGGCAACCCACTGCCCGGAATTTTTTAAAATTCAGTAACGGGTCGGGAGCAGAAATGACAACGAAACAGACCAATCCTCCATGGCAGGGAGCGACCAGAATCCATCAGCTCCTGATGGCATTGCTGGCAATCTGCCTGTTTTCCCTCAGCGGAATGGCCCAAGCAGAAGCCCGTATTTATGAACTGCAGAATCGCCCAGCGGACGATGTTGCCACCCAGATACGGGAGCTCTATCAGAATGCTCCGGTCACAGTAACTGCCCGGGGGCAACAGGTTGTTGTCAGGGCTGAGGCGCAACTGCTCGACGAAATCGGCACTCTTATTGACACCATGGACGTGGCACCTGCACAGCTACGAATCACCGTGCGCTCCCGGGAAGACATCGGCGGCAAACGGTCCGGTGCCGGATTATCCGCCTCCGGAAACCAGGTAGGCGTCACCGTCGAACGAAAGGTAACCACCACTGGCAACACCCGTGAACGAACAGTCATCGTCCAGGATGGACAGTCGGCCCATATCACCTCAGGCCAGGTTCGCACACTGCCCATCGCGATTCGCGGCGGCCGCAATCCGGCTGCGTTTCTTGAGCAGGTCGAGACCCGAAGTGGTTTCCTGGTGAGCCCCCAGGTGATTTCTGACAGGGCCATTGAAGTGAATATTGTCTCCTTCGAGGAAGACCCTGCCGCCCTGCCCGGTTATGAAACCGAGGCGGTAGTAACCA of Marinobacter sediminum contains these proteins:
- a CDS encoding NAD(P)/FAD-dependent oxidoreductase produces the protein MDYYDLIIVGAGPAGSTLANALSNSGKRILIIDKQDFPRDKTCAGWVTPAVMQTLGIDLEDYGNGRTLQPIRRFRIGMMGQSAVENDHGDVVSYGIRRCEFDTYLLDRVQFPKKLSTPVKSIVRKDGNWVVNDTWEAPLVVGAGGHFCPVARLLGDGPGSHETIVAAKEVEFEMTPEQAEACQARGDTPELWFCRDLKGYAWVFRKGNYLNIGLGREDNHKLTGHLQDFVDEMKASGRIPSDLPGRFKGHAYLLYAHAERPLVDDGVLLIGDSAGLAYTQSGEGIRPAIESALMAADVIRKVSDYSASALQIYGDAVAERFGNRAADTEQGWQLPDWVKMPLASTLMRSHWFTRKVVTEKWFLHQEIPPLEVAV
- a CDS encoding 3-deoxy-7-phosphoheptulonate synthase gives rise to the protein MNMPPSTDVHSQTASAAALAEREEVALPTSEGLRQQLPVGEHLASQIAAHRGAVRRILRGDDARTLLVMGPCSIHDEVAALEYGEKLKALADAVSDRFLIVMRAYLEKPRTTVGWKGLLYDPERTGSGDLNEGLIRSRRLLLNLAGMGLPVATEALSPFAMDYLGDLVSWTAIGARTTESQVHREMVSGLSMPVGFKNGTDGGVAVATNAMKSAAHPHHHMGVSATGAPVMITTRGNPDTHLVLRGGRGITNYDADSIAEAVRSLADAGLSTAVMVDCSHDNACKEVERQLDIARDVMAQKQAGNTNVRGLMLESFLEPGRQDDGDDLTYGCSITDPCLGWAQTEALIRSL
- a CDS encoding TRAP transporter large permease; protein product: MIGLIMFGAALFMLMLGFPVAFTFGGVALFFGVFAEGMDLFAFMPYRIMSVMQNTVLMAVPLFIFMGVVLQRTKLAEQLLTSMGRLFGGLPGGLAISTILVGALLAASTGVVGASVVAMGLISLPVMLAHKYDKRLATGSICASGTLGQIVPPSIILIILGDVLGLPVGDLFRAAVGPGVVLVGLYIIYILVMTRLKPETAPPMPVDPNRSRKQEIVSALFAIIPPLALIVVVLGSIFTGIATPTESSALGGVGAVVLAIIYRQFSFKMVWDSSKDTVKVTAMVFAILIGATAFSMVFSYTGGDYILEDWLHALPGEQWGFIILAMLVILVLGFFIDFVEISFIIVPILAPVAEAMGINMLWFAILIAMNLQTSFLTPPFGFALFYLKGVAPPNVKTTDIYKGIIPFILIQILVLALIVIFPEWFGMSSMY
- a CDS encoding LysE family translocator, which encodes MPSGITKKQGEPELQNYWPEFLTVAVVHLLAVASPGPDFAVMLRQALCQSRKNALLTALGVGIGILVHVGYSLLGIGLVIQQSVWLFNLLKMVGALYLTWTALQCLRARASDIEVQTGPRVSQSGFAAVRLGFLTNALNPKATLFFVSLFSVVISPGTPIELQAGYGIYMATATALWFALVAVFFTLPGVRRGFSRFGHWLDRLMGGVLLLLAGQLLLSTVSGSEPPSGPTPGMDR
- a CDS encoding TRAP transporter substrate-binding protein; the protein is MKIRSVLSAAVLAVATTFAATQALAQENFTLRLAETWGPNFPIFGDATKNMAAMAEKMSDGRLKIRIDSSNKHKAPLGVFDMVRAGQYDMGHSASYYWKGKVPNTLFFTSMPFGMTALEQYAWFYYGDGMELMQEVYEPLGLKSFPGGNTGIQMGGWFRKEIKSVEDLQGLKMRIPGFAGEVFAEVGVSPTNIAPGELYTALERNTIDAVEWVGPALDLRLGFQQIADYYYTGWHEPATELQFLVNQKVWDKLPADLQEILRISMRTAAYDMLIQSQHANAKAWASIKEEYPNVQIKQFPDEVFQTMYEANKKLLKEAAAGDELAAKIVESQENYLKDSRAYTDISERAYLNTMAEVE
- a CDS encoding secretin N-terminal domain-containing protein, translated to MTTKQTNPPWQGATRIHQLLMALLAICLFSLSGMAQAEARIYELQNRPADDVATQIRELYQNAPVTVTARGQQVVVRAEAQLLDEIGTLIDTMDVAPAQLRITVRSREDIGGKRSGAGLSASGNQVGVTVERKVTTTGNTRERTVIVQDGQSAHITSGQVRTLPIAIRGGRNPAAFLEQVETRSGFLVSPQVISDRAIEVNIVSFEEDPAALPGYETEAVVTIRRVEPGQWVSLGSTATSSSRQQSGITYSVKSNQQESRSFEVKVEILP
- a CDS encoding Dps family protein, which translates into the protein MGKNFIGLDTEKTEKLADSLNDLLSNYQIFYMNVRGYHWNIKGDNFFELHVKFEELYDDLLLKIDEVAERVLTLGHRPAHAYSTYIDRSEIPERKDVSDGKEAMENIVESFAKLIGKQRDLLSLAGDAEDEGTVSLMSDYISQQEKTVWMYRSYLGH
- a CDS encoding TRAP transporter small permease subunit, with translation MRWIIKLDDGLARLSNLCGWVACAAMILMAANVFYDVLARYAFNEVSIGMQEMEWHLYSVVFLLGIPYALRTDGHVRVDVFYTNWSSKAKAWVNLAGAVLFVIPFAYLIGIYGYDFALDSYSMGEGSGDPGGLPHRWIIKAVIPVTAFFIATSGLGMVTYAIRVMSGEKDYEVEHSGEGLA
- a CDS encoding SAM-dependent methyltransferase, with translation MNQSTAQKSEQAEREQKPHVLTLPLEQTQANRAPHSYERWLIAKLMRMAGSPPVRFQLWNDEVIDLGNQEARFTIHLMDPKALYTLVTNPNLAFGDLYSAGRLEVDGELPDLMEALYRSVHRARQKWPKWLDALWRNPNPRSTGILEAKENIHHHYDLGNEFYQLWLDHAAMQYTCAYYEQPELTLEQAQLAKLEHVCRKLRLRPGMTVVEAGCGWGGLARYMARNYGVNVDSYNISKEQLTFAREQARKEKLEHLINYVEDDYRNIEGQYDAFVSIGMLEHVGKQNFQTLSELIKRSLKPDGIALLHSIGRNRPMLMNAWIEKRIFPGAYPPSIGEFMEICEHGDFSVLDVENLRLHYAQTLTHWMERFNRNEDKVSEMYDDHFTRAWRMYLAGSIAAFRAGSLQLFQVVFTHGDNNQLPQSRQDLYAFPAAPEDI
- a CDS encoding dihydrolipoyl dehydrogenase encodes the protein MEKREVDVAIIGAGTAGMVAYQRARKTTDRVVLIEGEQYGTTCARVGCMPSKLLIAAAENAHQMELGPLFGVTARDISIDGKAVLARVRKERDRFVGSVIKSVEGFPESHRILGHARFAGPHLLIVKTANGQAMEVEAKRIIIATGSRPNIPRFLKEARDRLVVNDDLFEWQDLPESVAVFGPGVIGLELGQALSRLGVRVRMFGVGGAVGPIRDESIRDCALKAFNREFPLDPDADVKHVGRTDDGVSVTFIDPVEGQVTETFDYLLAATGRRPNVDGLDIQNADIELDEKGMPLFDPHTLRCGDSHIFIAGDANSALPLLHEAADEGRIAGDNAAAYPDVRTGLRKTPLSVVFTDPQIASVGLTIDQVNEQCRGCFAVGEVSFADQGRSRVIGKNEGLLRVYGEHGSGLFMGAEMFGPAAEHIAHLLAWSAQRRLTVSEMLEMPFYHPVIEEGLRTALKQLNRNLSIGPEPADGCLECGPGV